The region CTGATGGAACACCATATTTTGTATAGTCAATGCTTTTTGCATCAGACTTATACATTGTATAAAGCATACCGAGATTCAATACCATTTTCTCTGAAACCTTAATAGCTCCACCAAAGCCTACAGTATTTGAGGTTAAACTATAACTTAAATCGGTTTGATATCTTTGACCTACACCAGTTTTGGCATAAAGATATCCTGCGGAGATAAGAATTTTGTCGGTGATATCGTACTCACCACCTAAAGCAACTTCGTATAGGTTTCCATCAATTACCTTCTTAACACCTGGAGCTGATTCAATAATAGCATCTTTGTCGAAGTAGTAATGCATACCAGCACTCACTCTCATCTGAGGAAGAACTTTATAACCGATACCAACAGATAGAATTGCAGGTATATCACTTCTAATCTTATTACCATCGGTAAATAGACCTGTTCCATCTACCTTGGTTTTGTTTGTAAGTGTAAGCTTAGTTCTAAACTCATACTTAATACCAATATTTAATTTTTCGCCAAAGGTGAGGTTTGCACCAAAAATTGGAGTATAGCCAGTACCTGTTTGGTCTGCGTCCACATCCTTATCAGCAGTTGCGGCTGCATTTGCTGTCATTGTTGAAGCCTTTCCTGCATAGGTTGTTGAAGCACCTGATAGGAAGGCTTGAGTTTGTGCAATTGTCATACCTGTTGGGTTACCGCCTAAAGATGTAATAGTCCCTTGTAATGTTGCTACTTGAGTTGGTGTTAATCCTGCAGCTGTACCATTTGAAAGCAGGACGGATCCACCACCACCAGTAATAACTGGTTGCAATGAGGTTGCTGAGCCTGAGAGTTGATTAGAAACCCCTGTAAGGTAAGTAGCTCCATCAGTAA is a window of Bacteroidales bacterium DNA encoding:
- a CDS encoding aromatic hydrocarbon degradation protein, producing the protein MKRVLFALLFTGLMSPIAVFAGGIVTNAGQSASYVRMLARDASTSLDAVYYNPAGLTKLADGFHLSLSNQSVFQKKTIENKFPSLHKAKYVGDVTAPLFPDLYAVYKKNKLALGFGFQPNSGGGSAKYDTGLPSFEIPVSAIPAMLAANVPTIPTTNYSANINFKGTSVFWGAQLNASYAINDMISLSAGARMIFAKNTYKGYLKSIMINPNYPAFGASYTGGMVSATQFFTDGATYLTGVSNQLSGSATSLQPVITGGGGSVLLSNGTAAGLTPTQVATLQGTITSLGGNPTGMTIAQTQAFLSGASTTYAGKASTMTANAAATADKDVDADQTGTGYTPIFGANLTFGEKLNIGIKYEFRTKLTLTNKTKVDGTGLFTDGNKIRSDIPAILSVGIGYKVLPQMRVSAGMHYYFDKDAIIESAPGVKKVIDGNLYEVALGGEYDITDKILISAGYLYAKTGVGQRYQTDLSYSLTSNTVGFGGAIKVSEKMVLNLGMLYTMYKSDAKSIDYTKYGVPSAQETYNRTNIDFSIGVDYHF